A stretch of DNA from Shewanella sediminis HAW-EB3:
AACAGGCTTGCACATAGTTTGACGAAGTCAGATGAGGACACGATACCTTCTACCTTACCTTGAGTGTCAACCACCGGAAGGCAGCCTAGCTTGTTCTCGATAAAGTACTCTACGACGATAGAGAGGGGCTCATCTTCGGTGAGTTTTTGAAACTCGGTATCCATTAAGTCTTCAACGAGTTGTCCCCGCTCTTTTCTGTCTAACGCATTCCCGCCATATTTATGCATCATGGCCATCACTGTACTAATCATCTTTTTATGAGTAAGAATACCGACGAGCTTCGAATCAAATTCTGATATTACAGGCAGGTGACGTACCCCTCGGCTCTGCATCAGCTCATGGGCATCCTTCAAACTGGCCTTGTGGCTAATACAGACCACTTGAGTGCTCATAATATCACTTACTTTCATCGTTATTACTCCCTTGACCGTTTATCTATTCGCTACTGTCAATATAGCCTTAATTCCACGTATTTATTAGACAATTTTATCGACATTATAATTTTTAAATAATTTTCTTGTAGCGAAAATGTCATATGGATGTTACAAAATAAAGGCAAGTTAGACCTCTTACCACTACAAGTGATATTAAAAAATAAAGGAATAATAATAATGAAACGGTCTTTTTCACGTAGGGATTTTCTGGCTATGTCGGCCAAAGGTGTGGGCGCCGCAGTTGTGTCATATGGCTTAATGGGGTGCAGTAGCAGCGATGACGATACCAATGTTAGCCCTGTCAGTTTTGTCCATGGCATCGCCAGTGGCGATCCCAGTCATAGCGCTATCATTCTCTGGACTCGAGTGACACCGGAGGCGGAGGGTGAGGTAAAAGTTGCCTGGGAGGTGGCTACCGATGAAGGCTTTACCGATCTGGTGACAAACGGTGAAACCACGACCACGGCAGAGCGAGATTATACGGTTAAGGTTGATGCCATAGGGTTAGCGGCGGGGAGCCGTTATTACTATCGCTTCTCCTCTGGAGAGACTGTCACCGAAACGGGAATGACCCGCACCTTACCTCAAGGCGCCGTGGACTCGGTTAAGCTGGCGGTGATGTCGTGCGCTAACTTTCCAGCCGGTCACTTCAATGCTTATGAGCTCGCAGCTCAGCAAGAGGAGCTGGATGCGGTGCTCCACCTTGGCGATTATATCTATGAATATGCCCGTGGTGAGTATGCCAGTGAGAATGCGGCCGAGCTAGGTCGTGAAGTGCTGCCAGAAGGCGAGCTATTTAGCTTAAGTGATTATCGCACTCGTTATGGCCAGTATCGTGGCGATGGCAGCTTGCAAAAACTCCATGCAAAGGTGCCGTTTATTACCGTGTGGGACGATCATGAGATTGCTAACGATGCCTGGTCCGATGGCGCCGAGAATCATAACGAAGGCGAAGGGGATTTTGCTGACCGTAAAATTGGGGCGCTGCAAGCCTATTT
This window harbors:
- a CDS encoding CBS domain-containing protein, whose amino-acid sequence is MKVSDIMSTQVVCISHKASLKDAHELMQSRGVRHLPVISEFDSKLVGILTHKKMISTVMAMMHKYGGNALDRKERGQLVEDLMDTEFQKLTEDEPLSIVVEYFIENKLGCLPVVDTQGKVEGIVSSSDFVKLCASLLKN